From Alkalibacter saccharofermentans DSM 14828, the proteins below share one genomic window:
- a CDS encoding DUF1576 domain-containing protein codes for MGVVVVFADASRLFKSFQRKHLLRNTLDKSQNYYNISDNLKYIIISLISCCILLSSFLFNDFQEIFSGMKKIAATPSILVTDYMEVANIGTAFFNSGLLMITGVLISKISKIQMNGPLISAIFTIGGFALFGKNIYNIWAIIVGVYLYSVYQKENFSKFILIALFGTALGPLVSQISFGFDIPMPYSIVLANMIGLAAGFCLPSLANQFVLFHQGFNLYNVGFTAGITGMVFMAIFRAFDFDTDSQMLIVSNGNNQILSVYLMVMFSVMMLIGLFYSNHVFTSLLRIWDKSGRLVSDFVSSNGFGPSMVNMSLLGLISTGYVFFVGGDLTGPTIGGIFTIVGFGAFGKHVKNVVPILLGVYLASLLKLWEPNSMGAMLAALFGTTLAPISGTYGWKYGIIAGFVHMSMVMNVGYLHGGMNLYNNGFSGGFVAAVLVPVFDSIKKNYKVS; via the coding sequence ATGGGGGTGGTCGTCGTGTTTGCTGATGCTTCGCGATTATTTAAGAGTTTTCAAAGAAAACATTTATTGAGAAATACTTTGGACAAAAGCCAAAATTATTATAATATCTCAGATAATCTAAAATACATCATAATTTCTCTTATAAGCTGCTGTATTTTGCTGTCTTCTTTTTTATTCAATGACTTTCAAGAGATATTTTCAGGAATGAAAAAAATAGCTGCAACTCCAAGTATATTGGTAACTGACTATATGGAAGTAGCCAACATAGGAACTGCCTTTTTCAACAGTGGACTGCTAATGATCACAGGAGTTTTGATTTCTAAAATTAGCAAAATTCAAATGAATGGTCCTCTTATATCTGCCATATTTACTATAGGCGGCTTTGCCTTGTTTGGGAAAAACATCTATAATATATGGGCTATAATTGTAGGAGTTTATTTATATTCCGTTTATCAGAAAGAAAACTTCAGCAAGTTTATCTTGATAGCTCTCTTTGGCACGGCACTAGGGCCGCTTGTAAGCCAAATATCATTCGGATTTGATATTCCTATGCCGTACTCGATTGTGCTGGCAAATATGATAGGCTTGGCTGCGGGTTTTTGTCTGCCGTCTCTTGCCAACCAATTTGTTCTATTTCATCAAGGGTTCAACTTATACAATGTCGGATTTACTGCCGGCATAACCGGCATGGTGTTCATGGCTATCTTTAGAGCTTTTGATTTTGATACCGATTCGCAAATGTTGATCGTATCAAATGGAAATAATCAAATTTTAAGCGTTTATCTGATGGTGATGTTTTCTGTCATGATGCTTATAGGATTGTTTTACTCCAATCATGTTTTTACAAGTCTGCTTCGAATTTGGGATAAATCAGGTAGATTGGTATCTGACTTTGTCTCTTCAAACGGATTCGGGCCTTCAATGGTAAATATGTCGCTGTTGGGATTGATTTCCACAGGGTATGTTTTCTTTGTAGGAGGAGATTTGACAGGACCGACGATTGGAGGCATATTTACGATCGTAGGTTTTGGAGCCTTTGGAAAACATGTGAAAAATGTGGTCCCGATACTTCTTGGAGTATACTTGGCTTCTTTGTTGAAGCTTTGGGAACCAAACTCAATGGGCGCCATGCTGGCTGCGTTGTTTGGTACGACGCTGGCGCCGATTTCGGGGACTTACGGATGGAAATACGGAATAATAGCAGGATTTGTACATATGTCAATGGTCATGAACGTAGGATATCTCCACGGTGGAATGAATTTATACAATAACGGTTTTTCGGGAGGTTTTGTAGCAGCGGTGCTGGTGCCGGTTTTTGATTCTATAAAGAAAAACTATAAAGTGTCGTGA
- a CDS encoding FadR/GntR family transcriptional regulator — protein MEQLTTNQDKPLVVRVADNIIEYIVDNKVAVGSKIPNEFELAQRLGVGRSTIREAIKLLVSRNILEIRRGAGTFVSDKHGIADDPLGLTFVKDSKQLAIDLVDVRLMLEPEIAALAAKNATPEDLEELMVQCKKVEELIRRGEDHTEEDIKFHGCIAKCSKNQVVQNLVPIINSSVAVFVNITHRRLLEETIETHREVAEAICSGDAETARHAMAMHLIYNRRLIKKMIENEMAGSESENNIM, from the coding sequence ATGGAACAATTAACTACCAATCAAGACAAACCGCTGGTAGTAAGAGTGGCGGATAATATAATAGAATACATAGTTGATAATAAAGTGGCAGTTGGTTCAAAGATTCCAAATGAATTTGAATTGGCACAAAGATTGGGTGTCGGCAGGAGCACGATACGTGAAGCAATTAAATTGTTGGTCTCCAGGAATATCTTGGAGATCAGAAGAGGAGCCGGTACTTTCGTATCTGATAAACATGGAATAGCAGATGACCCGCTGGGACTAACCTTCGTAAAAGATTCCAAGCAGCTGGCAATTGACCTGGTGGATGTAAGATTAATGCTGGAACCTGAAATAGCGGCATTAGCTGCCAAGAATGCTACCCCTGAAGACTTGGAAGAGCTGATGGTACAGTGCAAAAAAGTTGAAGAGTTGATAAGAAGGGGAGAAGACCATACGGAAGAAGATATAAAATTCCATGGTTGCATTGCAAAATGCAGCAAAAACCAAGTGGTTCAAAATCTGGTTCCCATAATAAATTCTTCAGTTGCAGTATTCGTAAACATAACCCACAGGAGGCTTTTGGAGGAAACGATAGAAACCCACCGAGAGGTTGCAGAAGCTATCTGCTCTGGGGATGCAGAGACTGCGAGGCATGCCATGGCGATGCACTTGATTTATAATAGAAGATTGATAAAAAAAATGATCGAAAACGAGATGGCTGGCTCTGAAAGTGAAAATAATATCATGTAA
- the ilvD gene encoding dihydroxy-acid dehydratase, with protein sequence MNSQKTRELAPEMDPLRMGMGWTLEDLEKPQIIVESTFGDSHPGSAHLMPFVEQAVKAINYEGAKAARYFTTDICDGMAQGHDGINYSLVSRDMIANMIEIHVNATTFDGGVFICSCDKGVPAHLMGIGRVNIPSIIVTGGVMNAGPDLLTLEQIGMYSALEQRGEITKEKLTYYKHNACPSCGACSFMGTAATMQVMAEALGLMLPGSALMPATCEDLNKVAYEAGVKVVELAKKGLKASDIVTRKSFENAIMVHAAISGSSNTLLHIPAIAHEFGIDIDSETFDEMHKNAHYLLDIRPTGKWPAEYFYYAGGVPRIMEEIKEMLHLDVMTVTGKTLGENLEDLKNNGFYEKCDEYLKERGIEREDIIRKFDNPIGKDGTIAILKGNLAPEGAVVKHSAVPKKMHKAILRARPFDSEEEALNAVIKKMINPGDAVFIRYEGPKGSGMPEMFYTTEAISSDEELSSSIALITDGRFSGASRGPAIGHVSPEAAEGGPIALVEENDLIEIDIKKRKLNIVGIGGERKDEDEVRRVLEDRKKLWKSKGEKYDKGVLRFYAKHAVSPMKGGYMD encoded by the coding sequence TTGAATAGTCAAAAGACTAGAGAATTAGCTCCGGAAATGGATCCGCTAAGAATGGGCATGGGGTGGACCTTAGAAGATTTGGAAAAACCTCAGATTATCGTAGAGAGTACATTTGGAGACAGTCACCCTGGAAGCGCACACTTGATGCCCTTTGTTGAGCAAGCAGTAAAAGCCATAAATTATGAAGGAGCAAAAGCTGCTAGATATTTTACCACTGATATTTGCGACGGGATGGCTCAAGGCCACGATGGTATAAATTATTCATTAGTGTCAAGGGATATGATTGCCAACATGATTGAAATACATGTAAACGCTACTACTTTCGATGGAGGAGTATTCATTTGCAGCTGCGATAAAGGCGTTCCGGCGCATTTGATGGGAATTGGAAGAGTAAACATACCGTCAATAATAGTAACTGGCGGAGTTATGAATGCTGGACCGGATTTATTGACATTGGAGCAGATCGGCATGTACAGCGCCTTGGAACAAAGAGGAGAGATAACCAAAGAAAAACTGACATATTACAAGCATAACGCCTGTCCATCATGCGGTGCATGTTCATTTATGGGAACAGCTGCTACCATGCAGGTAATGGCGGAAGCGCTCGGATTGATGCTTCCAGGAAGCGCTCTTATGCCGGCAACATGCGAGGATTTAAATAAAGTTGCATACGAAGCGGGAGTTAAAGTTGTCGAACTAGCAAAAAAAGGATTGAAAGCTTCAGATATCGTAACTAGAAAATCCTTTGAAAACGCTATTATGGTTCATGCTGCAATCTCTGGATCTTCCAATACCCTTTTACATATACCTGCTATAGCGCATGAATTTGGAATAGATATCGACTCGGAAACTTTCGATGAAATGCACAAGAATGCACATTATTTATTAGATATAAGGCCGACGGGAAAATGGCCGGCAGAGTATTTTTATTATGCTGGTGGTGTTCCTCGAATAATGGAAGAAATAAAGGAAATGCTTCACCTAGATGTTATGACAGTGACAGGAAAAACGCTGGGGGAGAATCTTGAAGATTTAAAAAATAACGGATTTTATGAAAAATGTGACGAGTATCTAAAAGAACGTGGCATAGAGCGCGAAGATATAATACGTAAATTCGACAACCCAATAGGTAAAGATGGAACTATAGCGATACTAAAAGGAAACCTAGCCCCTGAAGGCGCTGTCGTTAAGCATTCAGCAGTACCAAAAAAAATGCACAAGGCCATCCTAAGGGCGAGACCATTTGATTCCGAGGAAGAAGCACTAAATGCGGTTATTAAAAAGATGATCAATCCCGGTGATGCGGTTTTTATTAGATATGAGGGTCCAAAAGGAAGTGGAATGCCTGAGATGTTTTATACTACAGAAGCTATATCTTCCGATGAAGAACTAAGCAGCAGCATAGCACTGATAACAGATGGTAGATTTTCTGGTGCTTCCCGTGGACCGGCCATTGGCCATGTATCTCCAGAAGCAGCAGAAGGGGGACCTATAGCTTTGGTTGAAGAGAATGATCTTATAGAAATAGATATAAAAAAAAGAAAACTTAACATCGTTGGCATTGGCGGAGAACGCAAAGATGAAGATGAAGTAAGAAGAGTTTTAGAAGACAGGAAAAAGCTATGGAAAAGTAAAGGCGAAAAGTATGACAAAGGAGTTCTAAGGTTCTATGCAAAACATGCAGTATCCCCGATGAAAGGAGGATACATGGATTAA
- a CDS encoding GntP family permease, translating into MQTLLTFFNGNMLLTSEAVQVASGGRLVAAALIGLAVLLILIIKAKLQPVLAILVSAISIGLIAGMPYSAIIDSIGNGIGSTLRGIALLVGLGSMFGAILEISGGAQRIAVTMVDKLGENKAAWALGLTGLIIAMPVFFDAGLIILIPLAFSLAKRTKKSTLTYAIPLLAGLAVGHAFIPPTPGPILVANLLGVELGYVIAVGAVVGTISMIVAGPIFGKFIGNKIYAPIPENVEEMMEHDNNKMPGFFTVVSIILIPLVLILLNTASKAMPSMSSVQPFFAFIGEPFIALTIATIVAMVILGIKHGYSRDELEKIMTKSLSPTGMILLVTACGGVLRFILADSGLGDVIGSAVSSSALPMVVVAFVIAGLIRISIGSATVSMTMAAGIVAAMPEIANYSPLYLACVTAAIAGGATIMSHFNDSGFWLVKSLLQIDEKTTLKSWTVMETIVGTVGFLCALIISFFA; encoded by the coding sequence GTGCAGACATTATTAACTTTTTTTAACGGAAACATGTTGCTTACTTCTGAGGCAGTCCAAGTGGCTAGCGGAGGGAGATTGGTGGCTGCTGCTTTAATAGGTTTGGCGGTCTTGTTGATACTTATAATTAAAGCAAAACTACAACCAGTATTGGCAATACTAGTTAGTGCGATATCAATAGGCCTTATAGCTGGGATGCCCTACAGTGCGATAATAGACTCAATCGGAAACGGTATCGGCAGCACATTGCGAGGAATAGCACTTTTGGTTGGTCTTGGATCCATGTTTGGAGCAATATTAGAAATCTCGGGTGGAGCTCAGAGAATAGCAGTCACGATGGTTGACAAGCTGGGAGAAAATAAAGCAGCCTGGGCACTTGGTCTGACAGGTCTAATAATTGCGATGCCGGTTTTTTTCGATGCCGGTTTGATAATACTTATCCCTTTGGCGTTTAGTCTTGCCAAAAGGACAAAAAAATCTACTCTTACATATGCCATACCTCTTTTGGCTGGATTAGCGGTTGGACACGCATTTATACCTCCGACACCTGGACCTATTTTGGTAGCCAATCTACTTGGAGTTGAATTAGGTTATGTTATAGCTGTTGGTGCAGTGGTAGGTACTATATCGATGATTGTTGCGGGTCCGATATTCGGTAAATTTATAGGAAACAAAATATATGCGCCTATACCTGAAAATGTTGAAGAGATGATGGAGCATGACAATAATAAAATGCCTGGTTTTTTTACGGTGGTCAGTATAATTCTTATACCGTTGGTTCTAATATTACTTAACACAGCTTCGAAGGCCATGCCATCGATGTCTTCTGTACAACCGTTTTTCGCATTTATAGGAGAGCCTTTTATAGCACTTACGATTGCAACGATTGTCGCCATGGTGATTCTTGGTATAAAACATGGTTATTCTAGAGACGAGCTTGAAAAAATCATGACAAAATCTCTATCTCCAACTGGAATGATTCTCCTGGTTACGGCTTGTGGTGGTGTTTTAAGATTTATTCTTGCGGATTCAGGGCTTGGCGATGTTATCGGATCAGCAGTATCATCAAGTGCATTGCCAATGGTGGTAGTTGCATTCGTAATTGCTGGATTGATTAGGATATCAATAGGTTCTGCCACTGTTTCAATGACCATGGCAGCCGGGATCGTTGCGGCAATGCCTGAGATTGCAAACTATTCGCCACTGTATTTGGCTTGTGTCACTGCTGCTATAGCAGGTGGAGCTACTATCATGAGTCATTTCAATGACTCGGGTTTCTGGTTGGTTAAATCACTGCTTCAAATTGATGAAAAAACTACTTTGAAATCTTGGACTGTAATGGAAACGATAGTGGGTACAGTAGGATTTTTATGTGCATTGATTATCTCTTTTTTCGCGTAG
- a CDS encoding zinc-binding dehydrogenase, whose product MNAAVLMGPSEIVYKQVPDPVCPDDGVLLKIEACGICGSDLRTYEGGSSNKIYPSIIGHEFAGVIVESNNSDYAKGMALTVAPMIPCGECWCCVSGMQNLCENMREIGLATGIPGGFAEYIALSGDILKKGCINVVDEGVDHTHSVISETASSVLSAHENANLVMEDLVVVIGAGTIGLLHSEIAKIRGCKETMVIEMNEEKVKLAEERGFEGLYNFNSGSEELKKLIMDKTKGRGADVVITACPAGQAQTDAIQLVRKRGKVIFFGGIAKGQTPPIDTNRIHYNEINIYGASAYTPMTNRKAYELISSGRIKAGKYITHEYALKDIEKGFKDMKAGKMIKGIVIP is encoded by the coding sequence TTGAATGCAGCGGTATTGATGGGACCATCAGAAATTGTTTACAAGCAAGTTCCAGATCCGGTTTGCCCGGATGATGGAGTCTTGTTGAAAATCGAAGCCTGTGGAATATGTGGCTCGGATTTGAGAACTTATGAAGGAGGTTCGTCAAATAAAATTTATCCGTCGATCATAGGCCATGAGTTTGCGGGAGTCATAGTAGAATCAAATAATTCGGATTATGCTAAGGGGATGGCGCTTACGGTAGCACCTATGATACCTTGTGGAGAATGTTGGTGCTGCGTGAGTGGGATGCAAAATTTGTGTGAAAACATGAGAGAAATCGGATTAGCTACCGGAATACCTGGAGGATTTGCGGAGTACATCGCCTTATCTGGAGATATATTAAAAAAAGGATGCATAAATGTAGTCGATGAGGGAGTAGATCATACACATTCTGTTATATCCGAGACTGCATCATCGGTGCTTAGCGCACATGAAAACGCAAACCTTGTAATGGAGGATTTGGTTGTGGTTATCGGTGCTGGAACAATTGGGCTTTTGCACTCAGAAATAGCAAAAATAAGAGGCTGTAAAGAGACGATGGTTATTGAAATGAATGAAGAGAAAGTCAAGTTGGCAGAAGAAAGAGGATTTGAAGGACTATATAATTTCAATAGCGGCAGCGAAGAACTTAAAAAGTTGATAATGGATAAGACAAAAGGCAGAGGCGCAGATGTGGTTATTACCGCTTGCCCGGCAGGACAGGCTCAAACGGACGCTATCCAACTAGTTAGGAAAAGAGGAAAGGTTATTTTCTTCGGGGGCATAGCCAAAGGTCAGACACCTCCCATAGATACAAACAGGATTCATTACAATGAAATAAATATATATGGTGCTTCGGCCTACACTCCTATGACAAATAGGAAAGCTTATGAGCTGATCAGTTCAGGGCGAATTAAAGCCGGTAAATACATAACCCATGAATATGCACTTAAAGACATAGAAAAAGGATTCAAAGACATGAAGGCAGGAAAAATGATAAAAGGTATAGTAATACCTTAA
- a CDS encoding RuBisCO large subunit C-terminal-like domain-containing protein — protein MKMETMTLPEHIGDDYLIATYYMNSDSEPDLYEWAKLVAADQSAGTWTHVEGETPEVVEKYGCKIVGVYTMSTENACLARIAFPTANFPNNTPMIMSTVAGNVLGQNGIRLVDIEFPKPVLDDLPGPLVGISGMREMLGVYDRPLIGAILKPCLGVEPEVSALGAQKAAAGGVDVIKDDELLSDPEYSPMIKRVSTVMKYLKDIGKDKSTLYCINITGENLFDRARRAIDAGANSIMVNYQALGWGATEDLTRALAREGIKIPIFGHCAGMGAYYKSKTTGIGTALGVGKMARLIGMDMALVYPDSGRFGISTNELVETHNACIAGMGSIKKSFATLAGGVHPGTVKYLMDLLGDDTMLMSGGGIYGHPQGATAGAKAIGQAIEAVKAGISIDDAAKAHEELDAAIKFWGKA, from the coding sequence ATGAAAATGGAAACTATGACATTACCGGAGCACATAGGCGATGATTATCTGATAGCTACGTATTATATGAATTCTGATTCAGAGCCGGACTTATATGAATGGGCGAAGCTTGTAGCTGCAGATCAAAGTGCCGGCACCTGGACCCATGTAGAAGGCGAGACGCCTGAAGTTGTAGAAAAGTATGGATGCAAGATAGTCGGTGTATATACCATGTCTACGGAAAATGCTTGTCTAGCTAGAATAGCATTCCCGACTGCAAACTTCCCAAATAACACGCCTATGATAATGAGCACCGTGGCGGGAAACGTTTTGGGGCAAAACGGCATCAGGCTTGTAGACATAGAGTTCCCAAAACCGGTTTTGGATGACCTGCCGGGACCTTTGGTAGGGATATCCGGCATGAGGGAGATGTTGGGGGTTTATGATAGACCGTTGATTGGCGCGATTCTAAAGCCTTGCCTGGGTGTAGAACCTGAAGTCAGCGCCTTAGGAGCACAGAAGGCAGCAGCCGGCGGCGTGGACGTCATCAAAGATGATGAATTGCTAAGCGATCCTGAATATTCACCGATGATAAAACGAGTAAGTACGGTCATGAAATATCTAAAGGATATCGGTAAAGACAAGTCAACGCTATATTGTATCAATATAACCGGAGAGAATCTCTTTGACAGGGCTAGAAGGGCGATAGACGCAGGTGCCAATTCTATAATGGTAAACTACCAGGCACTTGGCTGGGGGGCGACAGAAGATCTTACAAGGGCTTTGGCTAGAGAGGGCATAAAGATACCAATATTTGGACACTGTGCAGGGATGGGAGCTTACTATAAATCAAAGACAACCGGAATAGGAACTGCTCTGGGAGTTGGCAAGATGGCTAGATTGATTGGAATGGATATGGCCCTTGTGTATCCGGATAGCGGCAGATTTGGGATTTCTACAAACGAGCTGGTAGAGACCCACAACGCATGCATAGCAGGAATGGGCTCAATCAAAAAATCCTTTGCAACTTTGGCAGGGGGAGTTCATCCCGGCACCGTAAAGTATCTGATGGATCTTTTGGGTGATGACACGATGCTTATGTCAGGAGGAGGAATCTACGGACATCCTCAGGGAGCCACTGCAGGTGCCAAAGCCATCGGCCAAGCAATTGAGGCTGTTAAGGCAGGGATTTCAATAGATGACGCTGCAAAAGCCCATGAAGAATTGGATGCTGCAATTAAATTCTGGGGCAAGGCATAA